The proteins below are encoded in one region of Phaseolus vulgaris cultivar G19833 chromosome 1, P. vulgaris v2.0, whole genome shotgun sequence:
- the LOC137814393 gene encoding exocyst complex component EXO70H1-like has product MRKLCFNPKTPSFALARNSPSSPQSLVSCPTPPRLSFSEPTSFDEDSFMEEAEALILKWNPDSSAYAKVTSLFYQDKTEAKHYINCVNQLHQTMHSLLSHSPSSHKLILAHNLMQIAMKRLRKEFYQILSMNRAHLDPESVSARSSRTSANSSSSDYDDDFAAEDDDIRAAGDSISEVEQVSSGAMADLKLIADCMVSSGYAKECVSVYIIIRKSIIDEGIYRLGVEKMTSSRANKMDWEVLDLKIKNWLEAVRISVRTLFNGERILCDHVFSYSDSVRESCFAEISRDGASLLFGFPELVAKTKKSSPEKLFRVLDMHAVASELWPEIESIFSSDYNSAARTQFLTSLQRLTESAQFSLAEFESTIQKDYSKSAVNRGGVHSLTIQTMNYLTLLADYVNVLSDIFPRDWLPLPKSSSLPESYLYSPESDYSASTPALTVRFAWLILVLLCKLDGKAQHCKDVSLSYLFLANNLWYVVARVRSSSLQYVLGDDWITKHEAKAKRFVANYEKVAWGEVVSSLPVNPAVAEARTVFENFNLKFEEAYRKQNSFVVADRELRDEIKGSIARSVVPKYREWYNALLATVGSVRDLMVREYVTFTPEDIENYLANLFFFGTSSSSVSSSSVTSSPLRSWS; this is encoded by the coding sequence ATGAGAAAGTTGTGTTTTAACCCCAAGACGCCGTCGTTTGCCTTGGCCCGCAATTCTCCTTCTTCGCCACAATCTTTAGTCTCATGCCCAACACCGCCCAGGCTCAGCTTTTCTGAACCTACCAGCTTCGACGAAGATAGCTTCATGGAGGAAGCAGAGGCACTCATACTGAAATGGAACCCTGACTCCTCAGCCTACGCCAAAGTCACTTCCCTATTTTACCAAGACAAAACCGAAGCCAAACACTACATTAACTGCGTTAACCAGCTTCATCAAACCATGCATTCCTTGCTCTCTCACAGCCCTTCCTCCCATAAACTTATCCTCGCTCACAACCTAATGCAGATCGCCATGAAGAGACTCAGGAAGGAGTTCTACCAGATCTTATCCATGAACCGCGCTCACCTTGACCCCGAATCAGTCTCCGCCAGATCCTCTCGCACCTCCGCCAATTCCAGCTCATCCGATTACGACGACGACTTCGCGGCGGAAGACGACGATATCCGCGCTGCTGGCGACTCTATCTCCGAAGTTGAGCAGGTTTCCTCAGGCGCCATGGCGGATCTGAAACTAATCGCCGACTGCATGGTCTCTTCCGGCTACGCGAAAGAGTGCGTCAGCGTTTACATCATTATCCGAAAATCCATAATCGATGAAGGAATCTATCGCCTCGGCGTTGAGAAAATGACCTCCTCGCGCGCTAACAAGATGGATTGGGAAGTGCTTGATTTGAAAATCAAGAATTGGTTAGAGGCAGTAAGGATTTCCGTTAGAACGCTCTTTAACGGAGAGAGAATCCTCTGCGACCATGTCTTCAGTTACTCAGATTCCGTAAGAGAATCCTGCTTCGCCGAGATTTCCAGAGACGGCGCCTCTCTCCTTTTCGGATTCCCCGAACTCGTCGCCAAAACAAAGAAATCGTCGCCAGAGAAGCTGTTCCGCGTGCTCGACATGCACGCTGTGGCTTCAGAACTGTGGCCGGAGATCGAGTCCATCTTCTCCTCCGATTACAACTCCGCCGCGCGTACTCAGTTCCTCACTTCACTTCAACGACTCACCGAGTCTGCGCAATTCTCGCTCGCAGAGTTCGAGTCCACGATCCAAAAAGATTACTCCAAGTCTGCGGTTAACAGAGGTGGCGTCCACTCGCTCACGATCCAGACGATGAATTATCTGACACTCCTCGCAGATTACGTCAACGTACTCTCTGACATATTCCCGCGCGACTGGCTTCCGCTACCGAAGTCTTCATCGCTGCCGGAGTCTTATTTATACAGTCCGGAGTCTGATTACTCTGCGTCGACGCCGGCGCTGACGGTCCGCTTTGCGTGGCTGATTCTTGTACTCCTTTGCAAGCTCGACGGCAAAGCGCAGCATTGCAAGGACGTTTCACTATCTTACTTGTTTCTGGCGAACAATCTCTGGTACGTGGTGGCCAGAGTCCGAAGCTCGAGCCTGCAGTACGTGCTTGGCGACGATTGGATTACGAAGCACGAAGCTAAAGCGAAGAGGTTCGTCGCGAACTACGAGAAGGTGGCTTGGGGAGAAGTGGTTTCATCGCTGCCGGTAAATCCGGCCGTAGCGGAGGCGAGGACGGTGTTTGAGAACTTCAACCTCAAATTTGAGGAAGCATATCGGAAGCAGAACTCGTTTGTGGTAGCTGATAGAGAACTGCGAGATGAAATAAAAGGTTCGATCGCGAGAAGTGTTGTGCCGAAATATCGCGAGTGGTATAATGCGCTGCTTGCTACGGTGGGATCAGTGAGGGACTTGATGGTAAGGGAGTATGTCACGTTTACCCCTGAAGACATTGAAAATTACCTCGCTAACCTCTTCTTTTTTGGAACGTCATCCAGTTCTGTATCGTCCTCGTCGGTAACTTCCTCCCCTCTCCGGAGTTGGAGTTAA
- the LOC137814394 gene encoding ankyrin repeat-containing protein ITN1-like, with translation MDHHLRRRQYHHPQPPLSEPTTPTTPSSTFFLSTSSKALLLSKFATRLDTPHKKYVKQVTGRHKDTQLHLAAQRGDLAAVRQFLAEINSVMMGTFEFDAEVDHIKSAIFNEVNDLGETALFTAAEKGHLDVVRELLPLSTAEALSSKNRSGFDTLHIAASKGHLAIVQVLLEHDAGLIKTFAQSNATPLISAATRGHEDVVQELLSRDPNQLEMTRSNGKNALHLAARQGHVGVVKILLKKDPQLARRTDKKGQTALHMAVKGISCDVVKLILAADAAIVMLPDRFGKTALHVATRKKRAEIVNELLLLPDTNVNTLTRDHKTALDLAEGLPISQEILEIKECLISYGAVKANDLHQPRDELRKTMTQIKKDVYYQLEQTRKTNRNVSGIENELRKLHRDGVNNAANSVTVVAVLFAAGAFAALFTVPGGDYKNGMAVMVHSAAFKAFFISNALALFSSLAVVLVQITLVRGEVKTERKVVEVINKMMWLASVCTSVSYIAASYIVVGRRSLWAAILVTVIGGIIMCGVLGTMTYYVVKSKRARRERKKEKNSKKGQTWRLSNSDDSEINPIFAI, from the exons ATGGATCATCATCTTCGTCGTCGCCAATACCACCATCCTCAACCCCCTCTCTCCGAACCCACCACTCCCACCACCCCGAGCTCCACCTTCTTCCTCTCCACCTCCAGCAAGGCCCTCCTTCTCTCCAAATTCGCCACGCGCCTCGACACCCCCCACAAGAAGTATGTCAAGCAGGTCACCGGCCGCCACAAAGACACCCAGCTCCACCTCGCCGCTCAGCGCGGGGATCTCGCCGCCGTCCGCCAATTCCTCGCCGAGATTAACTCCGTCATGATGGGGACCTTCGAGTTCGACGCCGAGGTTGACCACATCAAGTCCGCCATCTTCAACGAGGTCAACGACCTCGGCGAAACCGCTCTCTTCACCGCCGCGGAAAAGGGACACCTCGACGTCGTTCGCGAGCTCCTCCCTCTCTCCACCGCCGAAGCCCTTTCCTCCAAAAACCGCTCCGGCTTTGACACCTTGCACATTGCCGCTAGCAAAGGTCATCTTG CCATTGTGCAGGTGCTACTAGAGCATGACGCAGGGTTGATTAAGACGTTTGCGCAGTCAAATGCAACCCCTCTAATCTCTGCAGCTACACGAGGACACGAGGATGTGGTTCAAGAGTTGTTGTCTCGGGATCCTAATCAGTTGGAGATGACTAGGTCCAATGGAAAGAATGCTCTTCATTTAGCCGCACGGCAGGGGCATGTGGGTGTTGTGAAGATACTGCTGAAGAAGGATCCACAACTTGCTCGAAGGACTGATAAGAAAGGACAAACTGCACTACACATGGCTGTCAAAGGGATTAGTTGTGATGTGGTAAAGCTCATTTTGGCTGCGGATGCAGCCATTGTCATGCTCCCTGACAGGTTCGGCAAAACTGCATTGCATGTAGCCACCAGAAAGAAGAGGGCAGAG ATAGTGAATGAGCTGTTACTTCTTCCTGACACCAATGTAAATACCTTGACAAGAGACCACAAGACAGCTCTAGACCTTGCGGAGGGGCTTCCAATATCTCAAGAAATTCTGGAGATCAAAGAGTGTCTGATTAGTTATGGCGCAGTTAAAGCCAATGATCTCCACCAACCAAGGGATGAGCTAAGGAAAACCATGACACAAATTAAGAAAGATGTCTATTATCAGCTGGAACAAACTCGAAAAACAAACAGGAATGTGAGTGGGATTGAAAATGAGCTGCGCAAGTTGCACAGGGATGGAGTCAACAATGCTGCAAACTCAGTAACGGTGGTTGCTGTGCTATTTGCAGCAGGTGCATTTGCAGCACTTTTCACAGTTCCTGGTGGGGATTATAAGAATGGGATGGCAGTGATGGTACATAGTGCAGCATTCAAGGCCTTCTTCATATCTAATGCCTTGGCACTATTTTCATCATTAGCAGTGGTGTTGGTTCAAATAACCCTTGTTAGAGGGGAGGTAAAGACAGAGAGAAAGGTTGTGGAGGTAATCAACAAGATGATGTGGTTAGCCTCTGTATGCACTTCTGTTTCATACATTGCAGCATCTTATATAGTAGTTGGTCGGCGCAGCCTATGGGCTGCAATACTTGTTACAGTTATAGGGGGGATCATAATGTGTGGTGTTCTGGGCACCATGACATACTATGTGGTGAAATCCAAACGCGCCCGAAGAGagaggaagaaagagaagaaCTCCAAGAAAGGACAAACGTGGCGTCTTTCAAATTCTGATGATTCAGAAATAAATCCAATCTTTGCCATTTGA